The window TATGCAATGGGCTTGGTCGATGAAAAATCCGGATACTGTCTCGTCAGCATTCACACAATGCGCCGAGGCGCTTGTTGCCACATCCGGCGATCAGGATGGGCCTGGCTGGAACCGGACTGAAAATATCCGGCGGAACAGCCACTGCATATGTATCCTGTTTCTTCAAAATCCAGGCTAAAGCATCGTTTTATTGACCTTGTCCAGGGTAATCCGCCAGAAACGTTCGAGAATGACGGTCTTCTCCTCGCCGGTAATCTCCGTGAGCTCCTCGCCATCCTTGCGCAGGATCTGCAGTTCGGGTTCGAGAGGCAGGTACCGGAACTCCATTTCAAAGCCGAATTCCCGCTGCAGATCTTTCTTGATGTCCAGAACCACGGGGTTATTGCTTCCGGAAACCATCAGGCTGTCCATGATCTCGGTGGCGACCTTCTCCACCAACTGGCGTCGACGGGCCTCCTGGGAGAAATTGACAACGTCCCCCGGTGATGCCCGTTGCAGCAGCATGCGATACCGCGCCATCCGCCGGCCCTGATCCAGGTGCTGGCCGTAGACGCGAAGCATATTTTGAACATTGAACGGCTGAATGGTCACTGTGGATTTCTCCTCATGACCTTTATCGGCAGAAGACTGAAAAACTTTAGACTAGGAACCAGTTGAAATATTTTGACTTGCAAAAAAAGTCCACTCAATGCGTCCCTTCGTAGATGATGCGCCACTTGCCGTCAGCTTCGTGTTTCCAGAATTGATGCTTGCGGGATGTGGACTGAAAGTTGTCGCTCCAATAGTCCTGGGTGAACGTGGCCACGATTATTCCAGGAAATTCAGGGTATTCAAACAGGTTGATATTCATCAGGTCAATGCGGACTTTCTGCTTTCCGGCGTTGACCCGTTGCTTGTGACGCGCCCAGTTCGCATAATTCTGGGTCCCACTGCGGAACTCACGGGAATAGTGCTGCAAATAGGCCTCGGTGTTCAAACTTTCCCAGTCAGAACGCCATGAATCCAGCAACGAAAGAAATGCTTTCCGGTTCCTGGCCAATTCGGCCGGATCGGCCCAAGCCACCTGGCGGGAGATGATCACCGGAACATTGCCGTTCTTGAGCAATGGAGCCAGGGCCTCCAGGTCCTTGTTGTGCATGGTCACGCACCCGTCGCTGTCTTGAGGGGGCCGACTGAATATTCCGGTGGGATTCCCATGAAGCCAAATCCCGTGTCCGGTCTTGCCCATTCTCCGGTCCAGCGGATTGGGGTAGTCCAGGGTGAATGCTCCCCAGCCGTAAAGACTGGGCAGACGCTGACCGGGGATATGTTCCTGAATAAAATAAACGCCCAGTGGCGTCCTCCGATCCCCTTCCCGGTGCTTTTCCGGCCCTCCCTTGCCTCCGGACACATAGTAGTCTTCCACAATGCGCAATCCATTGCCGGTGTTTGCCAGAACGTACATGCGGGACAGTTCCAGATCCACGACCAGTGCATACGGCTCTGCCTCACCCAGGGCAATCAGGTTGCTGGGCAACAGGGCACCGTTGGGTCGTTGTTGGTGGGAGAGCCAGCGGCGGCGGACTTCGTCCTCCAGCCCGACCAGGTCTTCTTCCGGAACGAAGCCGGCTCCAAGCCCATTCAGGGCACCAGCCCGGGCAGCCAGAACATCGGCATAGACCAGATGGGCCAGACGAAAATCCGGATTGTCCTGAATCAGGCTCTCCAAAAGGGTCTGGGCCTGATCCAGGCGTTCGCGCTGAACATTTTCCAGGGCATTGAGCAGATACCCCTCAGGCTCCCGGGTCATGCTCAGCCCGTGGCCCTTGGCCAAAAGCTCCTCCACGTTCGCCCTGGCTGACTGTCCGGCAACCAGCAGTACCCAAATAAATACCAGAAAAACCGCCCCACGGCAGGCAACCCCGCCGACAGGCTGAGCTGTCATGAAAAGAATACTGTGCGAGGCCATCGGCATATTATCTCTTGATCGGGGTTTCCAGAAGTTACGAACGCGGCAGCAAGCGTTCCCGGACAATTCGCCACTGCCCGTCTTCCTCATGCATCAGAAGCTCCTTGCGCACCTGGTCGTTGATCACGTTGGACCGGTAACGCTGGGCAAAACGAACCTGGGCCACATTCTCCCCGTCAAACGTAACGACGATATCGGAAAGCGCAACGTTGATGAACGCAGGAGCAGCGACCCGGGTGCGGCGCTGATCTCGCCATTGGGCCAGAGTGAGTCCCCGTTCGGGCCGAAAATTACCGCTGTAAAATCCAAGGTAGGCTTCCACATTCTGACTTTCCCAGGCCTTAGCCCAGGCCAGTACGGTGCTGATGATCTCTTCCGTGGTGTCCGCGTCCTCACTCTCCTCAGGCAGTGGTTCCGTGACCTCCTCCGGTGTTGGCTGGATAACAGGCGGGGCAACGTTTGGAGGATCCGGGGATGTTGGAGCTGGGAAGGGTTCCGGAGCTGGTACGATCATGGGCTCCGGTTGCGCTGGTTGTGGTGTCAGGGGTTCGGGAAGACTCGCCGTGGTCGGCTCTGGATGCAGCTCAGGATGCGGGGCTGGGGACGGTCCGGAAGTCGTTTCAGGGGCCCACTCCGCGACAGACGTCGTCGAAGGCGCCAAAACGGATACAAGGTCAAATTCAGGCTCGCTCTCTCGGGCAACGGTTGCCACGGGAGCACTTGGCGCAGGGGAAAGCGTCTCCGGCGTGCTGGACAACTCTTCCAAAGGATCGAGATGCACGAGGATACGTTGATCGTCTTTGCCCAGAACCCGACGGTAGGCACTGCTGGCCATGGCCGAATAAATCCGGGTCAGATTCTGGTGCGCCGTGGCATAACTGGGATGTGTCTCCAGGGCTCGCTGCAGGGTCTCCTTGGCTTCGTCGAAACGACCACTGGAGGCCAACAGCCCGGCCAAGTTGTTGTAAGGCTCGGGCAATTCCGGATGATTTCTGATAAGCTCCCGATAAACATCCATGGCCTCGGTAAACCGTCCCAGGTGCTCCAGAATCAAACCTTTCAAAAACAACCCTTGAGGGTCTCCGGGATGGAGACGCAGGTGCTCCTGGACGGCCTGATACGCTTCCGATCCCCGTTGGTCCACGAGAAGCGTCTGGGCTGCATCCAGACCGGATGCGGCGCAGAAGAGCGGCGGCGCGGTCCAGAGCAGGACACAAAGCATGACCAGACACGGAATCAGTCGCATTGCCTGGCCGGACCTCTACCATATAAGGTGGTCATTTCCAGTAGCCGCCCCCCAGCCAGACAGGGAGGATTGTCCAGCATACCTGTGGCAACGTGATTATCATCCCCCCCCGTCATTCGCGCCAGAGCATCCGGGGGCATCCGCCAGGACCAATTGCCGTTGGCCACCCCGGGAACGTTCATTTTGGATTCGCCTCCCAATCCAAGAATATCCTGGAGGGGAAACACGACCACATCGGCCACGGACTGCATGCCCATGCGGACAAATGCGAGCGCAACGTTCTCCGAAGTGCATGAAATGCCCAGGTAGGCATCCAAACGCGCCCGGGTTTCCGCGTCAGCCTCCTCCTCAAACCAGCCTCGAACGGTATTGTTGTCATGGGTGCCGGTATAGACAAGGCAATCCGGTACATGGTTGTGCGGGGCATACGGATTGGTGGGCAAATCCGGACCAAAGGCAAAGAGCAGGATCTTCATTCCGGGCAGTCCGAATTTGTGCATCACATTGCGCACGGCGTCATCAATGGTTCCCAAATCTTCCGCGATCAGCGGCAAGGGGTTGAAGGTCCTGGCCAAGCGCTGAAAAAAAGATTGGGCTGGTACGTCCACCCACTGGCCATGCATTGCGGTTTCATGCCCGGCCGGCACTTCCCAGCAGGCCACGAAGCCGCGGAAATGATCCAAACGAACCAGGTCGAACAACTCGATGTTATGGCGTATGCGTCGAATCCACCAGGCGAAGTCCTCGCGTTCCATCTGCTTCCAGTCGTAAACCGGATTCCCCCACAACTGGCCGGTCTCGCTGAAATAGTCCGGCGGCACACCGGCCAGAAACCGTGGCCGCAAGTGCTCATCGAGCTTGAACAGCTCCGGATTGGCCCAGACCTCCACGCTGTCCTCATTCACATAGATCGGCACATCCCCGATCAATTCCACGCCCTTATCGCGGCAATAGCTCCGCAAGGACCGCCACTGCTCAAAAAAAACAAACTGCTGGAAACAGATTCGGTCGATTTCATCGTGAAGACTGTCTCGAAAGCGCTGCATTGCCGCATCTTTCCGGCGACGCACGTCCTCTGGCCAAGCCGTCCAGGGTTGACCGTGAAAATGGGCCTTCAAGGCCCGAAACAGGGCAAAATCCTCCAGCCAGGCCTTTTGCCGGACACGAAACTCCCGCACTGCGGGAGATCGTCCGCTCTCCGTAAATGCCTTGTCCAGGAGTGATTCCCGCAATGCCATGGCATCGGCGTATTTGACCCGGCTGACCGGGATTTCGGGAAGATCATGCACATCCTGAGGACGCAGCAATCCATCCCGCACCATGTCTTCAGGACTGATCAGCAGGGGATTTCCAGCAAAGGCCGAATCACTACTGTAAGGAGAGTTGCCGTGCACCGGGGACGTTGGATTGAGCGGCAGCATCTGCCAGTAACGCTGACCATTGCCCCGCAGAAAGTCGACGAACCTTCTGGCTTCCGGGCCCAGATCACCGACGCCGTACCGTGATGCCAGGGAGGTGACATGCAGCAGGATGCCACTGGATCGGTTTCGATTCATGCGTGCTAACCCAGCTTCTTCAGGAAAAAGTCCACGGTGGGCATTTCCGGAATCTCAGCGAACAATTCGTTACGGCAGACCACATCTCCGTCGCCTGGCCCGTCACTCTTGAAATAGACCACCCCCAGCGGCGGCAATGTCAAAGCCAGCGAAGAGTAGTGGCCGTGGCTGGGCAGGGGAGCTGCTTCCACGCCGCCCATGTTGCCCAGGCCGCTTCCGCCGTACTCCTGGGCGTCGCTGTTCAGGATCTCCCGCCAGAAGCCCCCCCGCGGCACTCCGACCCGATAGTTCTCCCGCGGTACGGGCGTGAAATTGGCCACAACCAGAATCAGATCCTGGTTGCAGGCCCCCCGGCGCAGAAAGCTGATCACGCTCTGATCCGCGTCGTTGCACTCCACCCAGGAAAACCCTTCCTGCTGGAAATCCAGCTCATATAACGCCGGCTGCGCGCGGTATGTCTGGTTCACGTCCTGGACCCAGCGCCGCAGGCCATGGTGCTCGGGCTGGTGCAACAGGTGCCATTGCAGGCTCTGCTCGTGAGCCCATTCCGACCATTGCCCGAACTCCGCGCCCATGAACAGCAGTTTTTTGCCGGGATGTCCGTACATGTATCCAAGTAAAAGCCGCAAATTGGCCCGTTTCTGCCAGGCATCTCCAGGCATCTTGTTCAGCAGCGAGCCTTTTCCGTAAACCACCTCATCGTGGGACATGGGCAGAACAAAATTCTCCGCGAAAGAGTACCAAATGCTGAAGGTCAGCTGGTTGTGGTGATATCTGCGGTGGATCGGGTCCTGAGACATATAGCTCAGAGTGTCGTGCATCCAGCCCATGTTCCACTTCATGCCGAACCCCAGCCCCCCGGCGTCCGTGGGCCGGGAGACCATGGGCCAGGCCGTGGATTCCTCGGCCGCGGTCTGGGTATCCGGAAAATTGGTGTACACCGCCTCATTCAGGGCGCGCAAAAACTCGATGGCCTCAATGTTTTCCCGTCCGCCGTATTGGTTGGGAATCCATTCGCCGTCCTTGCGAGAATAGTCCAGGTAGAGCATGGAGGCCACGGCATCCACCCGCAATCCGTCCACGTGGTACTTGTCCAGCCAGAACATGGCTGAGCTGATCAGAAAGGAACGCACTTCGTTGCGGCCATAGTTGAAGATATAACTGTTCCAGTCCGGATGGTAGCCCTGCCGGGGGTCGGAATGTTCATAGAGATGGGTGCCGTCGAAGTAGGCCAGTCCGTGCCCATCACCAGGAAAATGCGAGGGTACCCAATCCAGGATCACGCCGATGCCGTTCTGGTGAAGCTGGTCCACAAGATACATGAAGTCCTGGGGCGGACCAAACCGTGATGTCGGGGCAAAGTACCCCAGGGTCTGGTAGCCCCAGGAGCCGTAAAAGGGATGTTCCATGACCGGCAGGAGCTCCACGTGGGTGAAGCCCATCTCCCGAACATACCCTGTCAATCGTGTGGCCAACTCCCGGTAGGTCAGATACCGGTTGGATTCTTCCGGAATTCTCTGCCAGGAGCCAAGGTGGACCTCATAGATGGATTGCGGAGCGTGCAGGGCGTTGCGCAGTCCACGCTCCTGCATCCACTGGCCGTCGTGCCACTGGTACTTTAAATCCCAGACCACGGAGGACGTATTTGGTGGAATTTCCGTATGCTTGGCAAAAGGGTCGGCCCTGTCCGTGCTGTAGAGTTGATGCCTGGAGCGGATATGGTACTTGTAGAGTTGCCAAGGATGCACGTCCGGGATGAATCCTTCCCATATCCCGGACCCATCCCATCGGGGATGCAGCACATGGGCATCATGGTTCCAGTCGTTAAAATCCCCAATCACGCTGACCCGTTCGGCATTGGGCGCCCAGACCGCGAAGAGGGCTCCCCACTGCCCGTCCACTTCCATGGGATGCGAGCCGAGCTTGTCGTAAAGCCGGAAATGCCGACCTTCCTTGAACAGGTAAATGTCCGAATCCGTCAACAGGCTTACACCTGGAACGACATGTGTCATGTGGATACCTCCATGAGGTTTTTCAGGCCCTTGAGCGGGAGATCCACCCAATCCAGGCGGTTGTTCAACTCGTAGCCCAGTTCGTAGACCGCTTTGTCCAGGACAAAGATATCCAAAAGGGATTTGATCTCCTCGTCCTTGTTGGGAAGAAAGATATGGCCTCGGGCCAGTTCCAGATAATTTCTCAGAAACATTCCGGCAACAGTCGAAGACCAGACATCGATCCATGGTCCAAGCACGGCCCCGTCGGTCTTGCGCAATGTGATCTGATCACGCAGGACCATCTGCGCAAGATAGTCAAAGGAGCGTAACATGCCCGCGACATCCCGCAAGGCCGAGCGTTTCAGGCGCCGCTCACTCAGGGCCCGGGCCGGCTCGCCTTCAAAGTCAATAATGACGAAATCCTTGCCGGTGTACAGGGCCTGAGCCAGATGATAATCTCCATGAATGCGGATTTTCGCGGATTCAATTTTGTGACTGTGAATAGTTCGAAACCGTTCCAACACGGCCTTTTCGGTTTCCAGCACCTCCCGGGCCAACCCGTCTTGTTCTTCAGAGAGCCGCTTGCGGTTCTTGCGCAATAGGCTGAAAACCGTCTTCAACTGCTGCTGCAGGCTCTGAAAGACCGACCGTTGATACAGGTAGGAAAATGGCTCCGGAGCAAAAGCCGGATCGTCGGACCTGGAGGCCAGGGCAATATGCAGCTCCGCTGTCCGGCGGCCCAGCAAAGCGATCATTTCCAGGTACGGCCCGATCAGATCATTCACCGCACCCGGCGTATCGCCGTGGGCTGCTTCCCAGTACCCCAGGGGGCACTCAGGCGCCGTCGACTCCCCTCCCAGGGACAATACCGCCTCCACATACCGCTCCAGGGCGTCGTGGCTGTATTTCCAGGCATCACCATGGCTGGGAACGAATTGCTGGAGGACACCCAGGACCGAATCTTCGGTTCCGGCCTGGTGATAGGTCAAGGAGCCGGCATAGAGGGGGATATTCCGAAAAGAGGTCCGCTCCGTGAGAAAGCGGCACAGTTCCAATTCCGGTTGAGGCCCTGAATCCAGACGACGATATATCTTCAGGATCAGTTCAGAGCCATAGGCCATGGAGGAGTTGCTCTGCTCCGAGCGCAGCAGTTGCGGTTCCAGACGCATGACGTCGCGGTGACGTAAATCCCGTCCGGGCCAGGCATGCAATTCCCCTCTTCGTCCACGGATATGCTGACGCTTACTCAGGAATTTGATCAGCCGCTTGCCAAAATCCGGTGCATGGACAGCCTCGAACATCACGCCCTGCTCTTCGCCGTGACGTGTTGTCCTGACAATCCGACAAAGGACATGGGCCGTCTCTTCAGCAACGATTTCCCGGGCTTCTTCACCCCAGGTCAGGGTCAAGGGCAGTACGTATCGTTCTTCCGAGCCCTCCACGTAATCCACGTTCAGGATCAACATCAGCGATACCTGGTCTGAGTGGTTGAATTCCAAAACGTCATCGATGGTGATCTGCTGAATCTTGCGCGCTTTGCCTCGAAACCATCGCCGCAGGGGAAGAAATCTGGGCAGCAGTTCCTTTTCCAGACGCTCGCCCACCTCACCGTTCCAGATGTCTTGCTCCGCGGAACGGATGGTCAAAAGCGGCAACTCCTGGACGTCCCCGCCCTGCATGGATTGCTCTGCCGGGATCATCTGAAAGATAAAGTACCCGTAGGAGCTCAAGGTCAGTGTATAGCTGCCCTCGTGGACCGCTTGGAAACGGTTGCGGCTGAAGACCTCCTCGGGAATCCAGTCCGTGTAGGCCGACAGGTCCAGATCCACGGACTGGCAATGCCGGGAAAGGTTGGCCACCACCAGAAGGTGCTCATCCTCATGACGTCGCAGAAAGGCCAAAACCTTTGGATTCTCCGGCCTCAAAAACTCCATGTCTCCACGCCCGAACGCCCGAAAACGTTTGTACATGGCAATGAAACGCTTGTTCCACCATAGCAGGGAGGCCTGGTTTTGAGCCTGGGTCTCCACATTGATGGCTTCGAAATGATATTCGGGGTCAATAATCACAGGCAGGTAGAGCCGCTGCGGATTCGCCCGTGAAAAACCGGCGTTGCGGTCCGAACTCCATTGCATGGGCGTGCGGACACCGTCCCGGTCTCCCAGGTAATAGTTGTCTCCCATGCCGAGCTCATCTCCATAGTACAGGACCACGGAGCCAGGCATGGCGAAAAGGATCGCGTTGAGCAGGTTGATCTTCTTGCGGTCGTTGTCCAGGAGCGGAGCCAGCCTGCGGCGGATGCCCAGATTGATCCGGGCCCGGGGATCGCGGGCGTACATCCGGTACATGTAGTCCCGCTCCTCGTCGGTGACCATTTCCAGGGTCAGCTCATCGTGATTGCGCAGAAAAAACGCCCACTGACAGTTGTCCGGAATATCCGGGGTCTGTTCGAAAATATCGATGATCGGATGCGATTCTTCCATGTGCAAGGCCATGAACAGCCGAGGCATCAACGGGAAATGGAACGCCATCTGGCAGGAATCGCCTTCACCAAAATAGGCACAGGCGTCCTCAGGCCATTGATTGGCCTCAGCCAGCAGCATCCGGTTGGAATACTTGCTGTCAATGTGAGCCCGCAATTCCCGGAGATACCCATGGGTCTCGGGCAGATTCTCGCAATTGGTTCCCTCACGCTCGAACAGATAGGGCACAGCGTCCAGCCGCATCCCGTCGACACCCATCTTCAACCAGTAGTCGATGACCCGAAACAGGGCCTTGCCCACCTGGGGATTATCAAAGTTCAGGTCCGGCTGGTGCGAGTAGAAACGGTGCCAATAGTACGCCTTGGCCACCGGGTCCCAGGACCAATTGGACGTCTCAAAATCCTTGAAGATGATCCGGGCGTCCTGGTACTTGTCCGGCGTATCGCTCCAGACGTAGAAATTGCGCCAGGAGGAGCCGGGCGGCGCGTTTCTGGCCCGCTGGAACCAGGGATGCTGATCCGAGGTGTGGTTGAGCACCAGCTCGGTGATTACCCGCAACCCGCGCTTGTGAGCCTCGCGCAGGAATACCTTGAAATCCTTGATGGTCCCGTACTGAGGATGGACACTGAAGTATTCTGCGATATCGTAGCCGTCATCGCGCAGCGGGGAGGGATAAAACGGAAGCAGCCAGATGGCCGTGATCCCCAAATCAGCAAGATAGTCGAGCTTCTGGGTCAATCCCGGAAGATCGCCGATTCCATCGGAGTTGCTGTCAAAAAACGCCTTGATATGTACTTCATAGATAATGGCGTCTTTGTACCATAAGGGATCATCAGTCAGCATAGCCTGCTTGATTTGGGGCATTCAAAACCTCCTCGTCACGATGCCGGAAAGATCTTCGTGAATTTTAAACTGGATCGAAAAAATGCGGAAAAGAGCCATGATGGAGTGGAACTGTCGACCTGCAAGATCCCAAGGATCTGTGTCAAAAAAATACGACCGCTAATATGCATTGATTACCGAAAAAACTTGCCTTTTTCCAGAAGGCATTCAAAAATTTAAAATAATTGAACTTTTAAAACAAAAGTGATTGCATGTCGGGCTCGTCTCGGAGCTGCGCCTGTCAGCTTTGGATGCCCCCCTGGACAGGCAAACGTCACCTTCGATCAGGGCGGATCAAGCGGCAGATACCGTCCTCCGCCGATATGGGTCACCACGGCGTCCACATTTTCTCGCTCTTGAAACTGCCGGGCCAGTTGTCGGGCTGCATCCTGATTGGAAAAGGCGTCGATGTACACCAGATGCCAAATCTTTCCGCGGTGCTCCACCTCGGCTATGCCTGATGGATACCCTTTGGCGCCGTAGCGGTCCCGCAGGGCGCGAGCATTGGAAGCTTCGAGAAATCCACCGACCTGGACGATGAAAACAGAATCCGAAGAGGGAACGGAAACAGGTGGCACCTCAGGCTGTTGCCCAGGAGATGGCCTTGAGAGGTCCAGCTGGTCTTCCGGAAAAAATTCCTGGGAGGGAGGAGAAACGTCATCTGGAGACAATTCCCTCGGAACCACGACAAGCTGATCCACCGAGGTCTCTGAAGCAGGCCCAGGATCATGTCTTGGCTTTGGTCTTGGCTCAGGTCTTGGTTCAGGTTCCGGCTCAGGCTCAGGCTCAGGAACAGGGTCAGGTCCAGGCATGGTGGAATGCGGTGGGACGGATGCGGGGGCGGGTACGCCTAGTGTCAAGGCTGCGGACGGCGATTCCGTCGATACGGCGGATTCACCCATCACCACGCGACCGCTCGCAACATCGCTTCCAAGTGATCGCAGATAGGCCTTGGCCGTCATCTCTTCAGGACTGTCCGGAGCAGCAACATCAAAAATCCGCTCCAGCCATTTTGCGGCTTCCTGATCGCGGTCGGCAAGCAAGAGATATTCGGCCAGGGTCAGAATCAACCTGGCGTTGGTCATGTCCGCTTCGACGCCGCGCTGCAAAATATCCGCGGCCCCAGGCAGGTTGCCCTGCTCTGCCTCGATCTGGGCCGCCAAAAGGTACGCCCGGCCAAACCGCCAGTTCAAGGCCATTGCCCTGTCCGCATAGCGTTTCGCCGCGGCTGAATCACCGCGTTCCATATGCAACAAGGCCAGATTCAAGGCAGCGATTTCCGGTGTCTGGTAGATGGGGATTTCCAGCGCCTGCAAAAACGCGAACTCCGCGGCGGTGAAGTCGTCTTGGGCAAGATGGGCCAGTCCAAGATTGTTCCAGCCCTCGGCATGATCAGGGTCCAGGGCTACGGTTCGTTCCAGGGCCTCCACCGCGGCAGCCCAATTCTCCAACAAGAATTGGGTATAGCCCAGAGTGAACTGAAATCGGGGTGAATTGGCCGCGGCTCGTTCGATCCGCAACAACTCCCGCAAACTCATTCGCGGTTCGTTGTTGCGTAGATACGCATCGGCAAGGTCCAGACGAATCTGCACTTCACGAGGACTTATCACCTCCCGGCCGTCCTGCCCGGCAGGCCCTGTTCCGGCGCATCCCAACAGCAAAATCCACACCGACATGGCCACAAAAGCGGACATCCATGGCCGCAACCGCCCCCCAATCGGCCCATCCCGGCACGATGCACGTCTTGCATTCATGGTCATCCGCCTCTGTGCTTGCTCCGAACCGCTGCAAAGGCCCTAGATCACCTTGTTCAGCGCGTACTCGATAATTCCCTCTGCACCGCGCTGGACCAGGTCCGGGATCAGGTCACGAACCACGCTTTCCTCAACCACGATTTCCACGGAGAGCCAATCGCTGTTCAGCAGGTGCGCCACGGTGGGCGAGGTCAGACTGGGCAGCACGGCCATGATGTCGTCCATGCGGCCCTGCGGGACGTTCATTTTCAAGCCAACCAGCTTTTCAGCCCGAAGCGCCCCCTTGAGCAGCATGTCGATTTGTTCGATCTTGGCCCGCTTTACCGGGTTGGCCCAGGCGGTTCTGTTGGCGATCAGCTGGGTATTGGTCTGCATCATCTCGGCGATGATCCGCAATCCATGGGCTTTGATGGTCGAACCGGTCTCGGTGACCTCCACGATGGCGTCCGCCAACCCCTCGACCACCTTGGCCTCGGTGGCCCCCCAGGAAAATTCAACATCCACCGGGATGCCCGCGGCCTGAAAATAGCGTTTGGTGAAATTCACCAACTCCGTGGAGATCTTCTTTCCGGCCAGATCCTCCGGCCGACGATAGGGGGAATCGCCGGCAACGGCCAGAATCCATCGAGCCGGGCGGGAACTGACCTTGGAATAGACCAGGTCCGAAACTACATGCACATCGGACTCGTACTCCATGACCCAGTCCTTGCCGGTCAATCCGGCGTCCAGGGTCCCTGCTTCCACATAGCGGGCCATCTCCTGGGCCCGGCAGATGCTGCAGTTGATGGCCGGGTCGTTGATCTCCGGAAAGTAATTCCTGGAGTGCAGGTGGATTTTCCACCCCGAACGGGCAAACAGATTGATGGTGGCATCCTGCAGGGAGCCCTTGGGAATTCCCAGCTTGAGTTGGTCGTTCGCTGTCGTCATTTATGGATAAACCTCCTTGGGATCAAACATCAGCGGAGCGCAGGTCGTCCACGCTCCGTTTTCCATGGCCCGATAGAAACAGCTCCGATATCCCTCATGACAGGCCGCGCCTCCCACCTGTTCCACCAGAAGCAACACGGTGTCCGCATCGCAGTCGATCCGGATGGAGCGAACCTTTTGCACATGGCCGGACGTAGCACCCTTGTGCCACAATTTTTTACGGGATCGACTGTAAAAATGGGCCTCGCGGGTGGCCAGGGTCTGTTCCCAGGCTTCCTCGTTCATGTACGCCAACATCAAAACTTCCAGACTTGCGGCATCCTGGACAATAGTCGGCACCAGGCCGTCACACTTGGCAAAATCGGGCTTCACGGTTGATTTTCCTGTTTGAAGGGTTCGCGCTGCCGGGTTCCATGAACCCGCTGCAGTCATTCATTCGCGGCGACTTCCGCGCGTAATTGCCCGCAGGCCGCAGAAATATCTTGCCCTTTGCTTTTGCGCAAGGTTGCCGGCAGGCCTTTGGATTTGAGCAGGGCTTCAAAAGCCAGGACCTTACTGCTGTCCGGGGCAACGTAGGGCAACTCCGGCGAAGGGTGAAAAGGAATCAGGTTGACCTTGGCCTTGACCTTGTTCAGCAACCGAACCAG of the Desulfonatronum thioautotrophicum genome contains:
- a CDS encoding L,D-transpeptidase family protein, with the translated sequence MPMASHSILFMTAQPVGGVACRGAVFLVFIWVLLVAGQSARANVEELLAKGHGLSMTREPEGYLLNALENVQRERLDQAQTLLESLIQDNPDFRLAHLVYADVLAARAGALNGLGAGFVPEEDLVGLEDEVRRRWLSHQQRPNGALLPSNLIALGEAEPYALVVDLELSRMYVLANTGNGLRIVEDYYVSGGKGGPEKHREGDRRTPLGVYFIQEHIPGQRLPSLYGWGAFTLDYPNPLDRRMGKTGHGIWLHGNPTGIFSRPPQDSDGCVTMHNKDLEALAPLLKNGNVPVIISRQVAWADPAELARNRKAFLSLLDSWRSDWESLNTEAYLQHYSREFRSGTQNYANWARHKQRVNAGKQKVRIDLMNINLFEYPEFPGIIVATFTQDYWSDNFQSTSRKHQFWKHEADGKWRIIYEGTH
- the malQ gene encoding 4-alpha-glucanotransferase, whose protein sequence is MNRNRSSGILLHVTSLASRYGVGDLGPEARRFVDFLRGNGQRYWQMLPLNPTSPVHGNSPYSSDSAFAGNPLLISPEDMVRDGLLRPQDVHDLPEIPVSRVKYADAMALRESLLDKAFTESGRSPAVREFRVRQKAWLEDFALFRALKAHFHGQPWTAWPEDVRRRKDAAMQRFRDSLHDEIDRICFQQFVFFEQWRSLRSYCRDKGVELIGDVPIYVNEDSVEVWANPELFKLDEHLRPRFLAGVPPDYFSETGQLWGNPVYDWKQMEREDFAWWIRRIRHNIELFDLVRLDHFRGFVACWEVPAGHETAMHGQWVDVPAQSFFQRLARTFNPLPLIAEDLGTIDDAVRNVMHKFGLPGMKILLFAFGPDLPTNPYAPHNHVPDCLVYTGTHDNNTVRGWFEEEADAETRARLDAYLGISCTSENVALAFVRMGMQSVADVVVFPLQDILGLGGESKMNVPGVANGNWSWRMPPDALARMTGGDDNHVATGMLDNPPCLAGGRLLEMTTLYGRGPARQCD
- a CDS encoding DVU0524 family FlgM-associated protein, whose amino-acid sequence is MTIQPFNVQNMLRVYGQHLDQGRRMARYRMLLQRASPGDVVNFSQEARRRQLVEKVATEIMDSLMVSGSNNPVVLDIKKDLQREFGFEMEFRYLPLEPELQILRKDGEELTEITGEEKTVILERFWRITLDKVNKTML
- a CDS encoding nuclear transport factor 2 family protein: MRLIPCLVMLCVLLWTAPPLFCAASGLDAAQTLLVDQRGSEAYQAVQEHLRLHPGDPQGLFLKGLILEHLGRFTEAMDVYRELIRNHPELPEPYNNLAGLLASSGRFDEAKETLQRALETHPSYATAHQNLTRIYSAMASSAYRRVLGKDDQRILVHLDPLEELSSTPETLSPAPSAPVATVARESEPEFDLVSVLAPSTTSVAEWAPETTSGPSPAPHPELHPEPTTASLPEPLTPQPAQPEPMIVPAPEPFPAPTSPDPPNVAPPVIQPTPEEVTEPLPEESEDADTTEEIISTVLAWAKAWESQNVEAYLGFYSGNFRPERGLTLAQWRDQRRTRVAAPAFINVALSDIVVTFDGENVAQVRFAQRYRSNVINDQVRKELLMHEEDGQWRIVRERLLPRS
- the glgB gene encoding 1,4-alpha-glucan branching protein GlgB, whose translation is MTHVVPGVSLLTDSDIYLFKEGRHFRLYDKLGSHPMEVDGQWGALFAVWAPNAERVSVIGDFNDWNHDAHVLHPRWDGSGIWEGFIPDVHPWQLYKYHIRSRHQLYSTDRADPFAKHTEIPPNTSSVVWDLKYQWHDGQWMQERGLRNALHAPQSIYEVHLGSWQRIPEESNRYLTYRELATRLTGYVREMGFTHVELLPVMEHPFYGSWGYQTLGYFAPTSRFGPPQDFMYLVDQLHQNGIGVILDWVPSHFPGDGHGLAYFDGTHLYEHSDPRQGYHPDWNSYIFNYGRNEVRSFLISSAMFWLDKYHVDGLRVDAVASMLYLDYSRKDGEWIPNQYGGRENIEAIEFLRALNEAVYTNFPDTQTAAEESTAWPMVSRPTDAGGLGFGMKWNMGWMHDTLSYMSQDPIHRRYHHNQLTFSIWYSFAENFVLPMSHDEVVYGKGSLLNKMPGDAWQKRANLRLLLGYMYGHPGKKLLFMGAEFGQWSEWAHEQSLQWHLLHQPEHHGLRRWVQDVNQTYRAQPALYELDFQQEGFSWVECNDADQSVISFLRRGACNQDLILVVANFTPVPRENYRVGVPRGGFWREILNSDAQEYGGSGLGNMGGVEAAPLPSHGHYSSLALTLPPLGVVYFKSDGPGDGDVVCRNELFAEIPEMPTVDFFLKKLG